The following are encoded together in the Bacillus cereus group sp. RP43 genome:
- a CDS encoding YozD family protein, which yields MKEIEVVIDTEEIAEFFYERLIERGYVPKREEIEDLADITFEYLLEKCMIDEVFDEEED from the coding sequence ATGAAGGAAATTGAAGTCGTAATTGACACGGAAGAGATTGCGGAGTTTTTTTATGAGCGACTAATTGAAAGAGGGTACGTTCCAAAAAGAGAAGAAATTGAGGACCTGGCAGATATTACATTTGAGTATTTATTAGAGAAATGCATGATTGATGAAGTTTTTGATGAAGAGGAAGATTGA
- a CDS encoding DUF3930 family protein gives MEYQYEVEQTKEEFMHEDQWADSLIKWLFIFLIIVGIPYTAYVVVQFILSF, from the coding sequence ATGGAATACCAATACGAAGTAGAGCAAACAAAAGAAGAGTTCATGCATGAAGATCAATGGGCAGACTCTCTTATTAAATGGCTTTTTATTTTTTTAATAATTGTAGGCATACCTTATACTGCATATGTTGTTGTTCAATTTATTCTCTCTTTCTAG
- a CDS encoding YozE family protein — translation MKKTFYHYMMKHRAALFKNEISDLAEAMYDDLSFPKQSEDYDVISSYLELSGMLESMSIFDDAWDLYIQER, via the coding sequence TTGAAAAAGACATTTTACCATTATATGATGAAGCATCGTGCAGCTTTATTTAAAAATGAAATATCAGATTTAGCAGAGGCGATGTATGATGATTTAAGTTTTCCGAAGCAATCTGAAGACTATGATGTAATTAGTTCATACTTAGAGTTAAGTGGAATGCTAGAAAGTATGTCTATATTTGATGATGCATGGGATTTATATATACAAGAGAGATAA
- a CDS encoding YokU family protein, with protein MNCMWCDSTEAKESLNTVYWELPDGTKAIEIQKTPCITCSSCGMDYQADHTVKEIEDQLFLIYTKDLPKQLTYEELMGRPRLLKRNYFDF; from the coding sequence ATGAATTGTATGTGGTGTGACAGTACAGAAGCGAAAGAAAGCTTGAATACTGTATATTGGGAGTTACCAGATGGTACGAAAGCCATTGAAATCCAAAAGACACCATGTATTACTTGTTCCTCATGTGGAATGGACTATCAAGCAGACCATACTGTAAAAGAAATTGAAGATCAGTTGTTTTTAATTTATACAAAAGATTTGCCAAAACAACTAACATACGAAGAGTTGATGGGAAGACCACGTTTATTAAAAAGGAATTATTTCGACTTTTAA